The Octopus sinensis linkage group LG18, ASM634580v1, whole genome shotgun sequence genome segment GTATAAAGTAACTGGATAGGATACTTGAGAGATAAGACCCTCTTATTTCTAAAGTTTTAAGTAAAAGTTGAGTGAtgaaaactgtatagaagcccccCAAATAGACTATCCCTGTTTTGGAATGGTGAACTTAAAAATCACCATTTGGCCTTTGGCTGATTTTAGCAGTACAAGCATATGGGTCTAGTCCCCAGTCTGAGGATCATTTCCCATCTGTCTCAGAGAACCTTAAGCAAAAATGTAGGACACTGCCCCTCTAAATaagctatgcacacacacacacacgtgtgcaaaaTAGTTTGGTAACTGTTCTGATTTTAACATGCCTTTTACCTGCTCAGAGCCAAGTATATACCAATATGATGCAAAGTATTGGGTACTGCAGAGCAATTGACAAACCAAGTTTACAGTttggaattcttttattcttggtTTCAATTGATCTATTTTCTATGAGAGCATTACTCATTATGTGACACTTTACTGGATGAGATATCCAGTGGGATTCAGCACAGTTTCTGTCCACCTAGTGTATGATATAAATTGAAAAACCAGTGCTTTTAAATACAATTGCTTTGTGGATTTTGTTTCACTTTGAGTTGCACAAACAGTATCACTCATGACTGAAACTTATTCAGTGAGATTGAACCAAGAATTGTGTAATTACAATACAAACTTCTTAGCCTCAAGGCTTCTATTTGTGGCCATTTCAATTCAGTTGTGTCACTAACATAAAAAACTTGATcatattacataaaaaatatttccagtCAGTTGTGAGTTAGTGAGCTTATGTTTGactaaataatttacaatatctAGTTTTACCCCTTTTTTTATGCAGATTCAAATACTGCTATGGTCAGTATTGACCTTCATCCATTTaggattatagaaatatattgggTGAATTCAACTGTTTACTTTTTGTTTGTACCTCCTTAGTAAAGAATTTGCATTATCATTATATCACTgatataatggtttctgattatgcacaaggccagcaattttgaagggtagAGGTTGATACTATTGGCTTCAGTGCTTGactcatactttattttatcaatcccgataGGAGGAAAAGCAGAATTGATCATAGCAGGACCTGAATTcacaatgtaaagaaccagaacaaatactattAGGAATTTTTCTAAAGCTCTAATGGTTCTGCTGTCTTGCtacctattcatcatcatcattcatatgtccatgttccatgctagcatgggtgggacggtaccACAAGTCAGCCAGGCCGAAGCCTGcatcagacttctgtgactgttttggctggatttttacagctggatgctcttcctaacaccaaccactcagcagagtggacttggtgctttttatgtggtgcaagcacaggtgaggtgagtagtgctttttatgtggatatCATTGAAATAATGAACATTGAATCTAAGAGGCCAATATTGCAGGTTATGTTCCTTGAATATTGATTACCTCTTCTTAGATATATGCTTACTGCCCAATGGGGAATTTGAACTAAAGAGGGTGAAACTGATTATCCAGTATCCATCCACTAGGCTTTGTCAcatagtaatatattatatattgatatttaaactTGCCTTGTATAATTTACTTACATGTTGTAGAACTTTTGTCAATTGATGATGTAATTCAATgctaaagtttctttttttttttttttgtctcattttcCAGCCTATTTCAATGacattgttgttggtgctgtgtGTTGCCGAGTGGATAACTCTGCAACACAGCGCAGATTGTACATAATGACTTTAGGCTGCTTATTTCCATACAGACGGCTGGGAATTGGTAAGTTGTTTGTACACTCTACTGAACACCATTCAATTAGAATATTGGCTTAAGACTGGTGTGGCTTATCTGATGCAATGTGTTCAAACCTCAATGCTTGAGCTGTTTTGTGACCTAACTTTTGACTCATTCTATCTGAATATAGTTGCTATTCTCACTTTGTGGATGAGTGGTATTGGGATGTTATGTGGCTGTTAATTACTACACTCACAATGTTttattttacatgcatatatgcaatagttttatttgtttgttgttgttttaaatcTATTTTGATATGTATTATTAGGAAATGTCATTTTacaccttgaaaaaaaaaaacctttctaaCCATTTTAACATAATGTGAGCATGGCAGCAACTGTGCATTACAGATTTACTTGTTCGGCACTGATTGTTACTAATCGTCAATTTTCTGATCACAagaatgtgtgaatgtttattcaTTGGAACAAAACAACTTAGGTTTAGGACGTCTAGTATGACATTTATTACAACTGAATGTTGAATACTGTATTCACCATTTTCAGTtgtagtaaatgtttttaaatgtgaGATGGCTGAATGGATAGAATATTGAACTCCCTTTCTAGAAGTTGCATATTCAAATCTGCTACTGTCATTTCATTGTTTCTAGGTTGGTACACTTTATATTGCCTCAGCTTACCTAGCTGTTAATAATATACAAAAGAATCTTTTCCAGCTTCATCTTGTTTTGTTACTGTTGGGTCCAAACCCTGATGCTAATTATGGTCTGTGTATGATGACTGTTATGCAATGGCCTAGTCCATGTTAAATTTGTTATGTGCAGGTGAGCCAGCTCTACCCATTCTTTAATTTCATCTGCAGCAGATCCTCAATGTAACAGGTTGATAGATTTGTATATTCTCACTGATAAAATATTAGTGactgaagcagtattaataccaaaaggcaGTCTTGATCTCCAAATTACTGCTGAAGGCTATCTTCATTTCCAACATTGTGTGGGTTGTATTAAAATACAGAATGCCTTTGATATCGACTCATGGTGCATAAAAACACTTGTATTTGTATCACTGACAGACAAAAACTATCTGCTACGACTGCCAGAATTACCAGATCATATGATTTCACCTTACTTTTGGCTCCTCAGTAACAGATAGATGTCCAGCAGCAACATAACTGCTGAATCTCCCATCAACAAGCTCATATGAGAAAACCTTTCAAGCTGTTGCTGCTGGACATGGCAATGAGGAGCCCATAGGACAAAATCATTATGTGATCTGGTACTTTCAGCAGTTACAGTAGACAATTCTCATCAATGATACAAATacgagtgcttttatgcaccCCAAGTCCATATGTAAGGCACTCCTATGGTAAATAATgaagtattctgtgttctaacacaacctcCATGGAGATAAAGATTGCTTATCTTCAATTTAGACTTAATTTGTCAGGGACAGTAGTGACTGACAAAAAAGGTGGGgcagttgtaataatgaaacTGGTCTGCCAACTATACACATTATTTGCAAATTCTTTCTTTAAGGATTAAGGATTACCAGTGATATTGAAGAGTTAGAGTATCTTCCATTAAACTCAGTTTCTTTGAAATAAACTCTCTCAGATGTTTTGattactcttttgtttttctccctGCAGTTATTAACCAGAGATGCTTTACTGAACTATTTATATTATCTCTGACTATAGCATTGTAGATTCTAACTGATACTTCTgaacaaacttaacttttctgtATTGACTATTTAGTAGCAACATTTTTTGTTATAATGTTCTGTTATTTTGATGACACTGTTTCCTAGTGTAGAAAATTGAACTCCTGTTTCTCTCTTTGATTATTTAGGTTTATGTTCTTAGTTTTCTCTGCAGcccttaaataaatttttatttcctcttctaaATCTTGTTACTTTATCTGCTGCCACATTGAGACTCTTCATTTCTGCCCTCATGGTTTTACTTTTAATGTCTTGCATTTCTCTAAACTTTTTGCCCTCCCTCTCCCACACGTTGAATAGATATTCAGTGGTGATCAGAAATAATCAATAGCAAGTACATACAATTTCAGAGATAAATTATTGAAAATGTACTCTTTTCCTTAAACCATTTTAGTAGCATATTTTTGGCTgtaaactttttctttcattttcaggcACAGTGATGTTGAATCatgttttaaaaatctgtgaagaAGATGGAAACTTTGATAATGTTTTCTTGTAAGTATCTTCCTTGCTTTATATCATAGCATCAATATTATTGAGGCAAACCAGGGAGTGCCATTGTATGTATGACTGATTTAGTCAATAGTCAACATTTACTTACTAATTATGATTTTTACACCTGTTGTAATTTGCCATGTAAGGAGCAAGATAAGGCCAACAAAATTGTCTTATAGATATTAagtaatgtatgtgtatcttgGTTTTACAATAAAGTTCATGATGTTATGAGAGGTGACTAAAAAGATTAATGAAAAGAAGGCATCCAGCATGAAAAAGCAGTcgtaatatttatgtaaattaggGGAAGTTGTGCTTATCTTTTGTTGTAAAATGTTCTTTAATATTGTGTGTAAatcatcaatataataatattaatatgccaaTTTGTTTTTTGTACGTACCTGATGCATGTGTCACAtttaagagaaagaaattttgttgcttAAAGATTTCTTGTAATTTCTGGAAGAGATTTGAAACCACCACCTATGTGTTGTTTTACTACTTCTCAACACCCATGCCTACAGGTCCACTGAAGCAGCAACAATCTTAATGGGAAAATTTGATGTGTGTGCAaaggagagaggaagtgagaaggAGTGGCTGAATTCCTTTGAATTCCTTTCTGTGATTGAACTGAAATTAACCCCTGGCTATTAAaggcccaaccacacacacacacacacatttgttttaggtCTTCTGCCTCTTTGAATTTGGCCATACACCAGATAATATGTTAAGTCTTatgttccaaaatttaaattttgattttgttttaattataaaattacacctcATTTAAAAAACTACTTTTGGTTTTCGAATAcagccttttctttctctttctatatttttgttaagttACAATTTCTCTATCTTGGTCTGGATTTTTCTAGTTTCTTGTATCatgtgaaaacattaaaaaaaaaaaaattaaattcagagccgaacaaaatcaaaaatattctatttttccctttccttaatacTAACAAGAGCATagtatgagagagatttggctgttatttcttgcaaattGAACAACCACATAGTCGTTCAATTGGCTCATTTGTTGATGTGCATAAGTAAACAAAGActaaggcacatacacacacatatacatatatgaatgtgtctgtgtttgtccccaccaccaccattgcttgacaaccaatggtgtgtttgcgtccctgtaacttagctgttcagcagaggagactgatagaataagcaccaggcttacagggaataactccaggagtcaaatgactgaaacaaaagaatacaagaaaaacgTTTCATACCACTAAAGCAAGAGGGTTCTCtgaatatgtatgatgtattttaaAGCTAAATAGTAATTCTATTTACGTTTGCGtaacagatattttggttggattatatagttatcagttttacctttctatattctgtaactgtcacaatatacttttctactataggcctgaaattttgggtgggagagggccagtcaattagatcgaccccagtatgcaactggtacttcatttatcaaccctgaaaggcagtggactgtggcagaatttgaactcagaacgtaaagacatgaaatgtcactaagcgttttgcccggcgtgctaactattctgccagctcgccacctttaactGTCACAAtacagaaacatttctcatggcaccagcatacaATTTACTGATACTTACATTTTTTATGGGTCcaactagttattattattattgccactgtattttctatttttttctttcaattgcaATACCACCTTTAGTAAGATATACTTTGCCAGGTTATCAATCTTATCTTTAGAGTGTGAACTTTTATAATGTTTTGATTGGTTTGATATCCAGTCATTACCAGGTAGGTTTGTTTTTTCCTGACTACTGTTCCAAACTGAATTTGAACTAGGAAACTGATGGTAATCTGAGATGAAACTTAATGAAATATAGTGCAGATAAATATCACTACTCCTATATGCTCTAAAGAGCAGGTTAATAGTCAGGAAATTACTAACTCATTTCAAGTGTTTAATTACTCCCCACTTCCTTCTTTGTAGCTAGCTTACCTCTGGTGTGTGTCTTTTTATTGCTTGCAGACATGTCCAAGTAAACAATGTTGGAGCAATAAAGTTTTATGAAAAATTTGGATTTGAAAtagttgaagaaaagaagaattactACAAAAGAATTGAACCAGCAGATGCATACGTTCTAcaaaaaacttttacaaaaacCAAACAGCAACAAGCTTTACGCcgtattgaaaaataattttcagaatttgaaagaaaaacaaaatcttttCTCCTTCCTCAAAAAGCAGGCCATGTGATGATCAATGTTTTTGTACATAAACAAGCAGTTGTCTGActtggaagaatatatatatgtgcatgtgtttgtatatatagacagatatacctgcacacacacatataatgtatgtatataaagtttattaaaagtTACATGACTCGATTTATTTTATGACTGGGAAGATTCAACATTTCTATCACATTTCACAACCTGAGGGAATAATttttttgtctgctctttctatCCCTCTGTTCTGGGTTTTTTTGTGCAGATTTTATTTTgtggttttaatttattttgtttgatttgAATCAACATCCTGTCAAATACCAAAATTACCAAGAACCTCTTTTTCTAATAGATTTGGTGTTGATGACTGGGAATAAAAATTGTTTggtaatgtttttctttctttcctcttttcttgaCTTTCTACCtgactttttttctctccttctgccTTTCCTTGTTTCATCTTGAATCTATCCATTTTTACATACATGGGACAAAACGGGCTGATCTCAAgctgttgagcctcatggaggagatgacaaaggaccaagatgattggtgatttgttgtgctcaagaagacctgtccttCTTGAGGACCATGGAGGTCCTAAAAGCATTGTTTTTGTCTGGGGCTTGACCCTTCACTCAATCTCATCTTTCTACCACCTGTTTCTCTACTCTTCTAACTGGTATTATTCAGCTACTGTAATCACGAGAATAGAATCTGCACATATTCATCCTTTTTGCGCAACCAGTTACTGCCTCATTTCCCTTGAACCACTTTCTTTTAAAATCTGTCCCTCAATCTCAATGATACCTTCCAATTTTATTTTCCACCAATCATCCCTTTCAGTACTTccagttatctctttctctcctctgagCTACATAGAACTATTTGCTTTGTCTTTAACCCTCTCAGTCCTAGGCCCCTGTGACTAATTTTACCCTCCACCTGGGCTCCTGAGCAAAAAGATAAATAGTTCTATATGCAACTTGAGTAATCATTGCTGGAAAACTAataaacgaaataataataataggcctgTCTCTCAATCACTTTGTTTGTTCACTCAGATTGCTactttcttcatctctttcaTCAGTTTGATTGTCTAAATCACTCATTGTTTGTATAATGGTAAACTCTTCATCTGaagaataaatatcaataatttcctcaaggtgcaggtatggctctgtggtaagaagcttacttcccaactacatgattctgtTTTCAGTCCCACAagatggcaccttggacaagtgacttctactatatcctcaggccaaccaaagccttgcgagtggatttggtagacagaaattgaaaaaagctcATTGTgcatgtcattgtgtctgtgtttgtcccacttgacaactggtgttggtatgccTGTATCCCagtagcttagtggtttggcaaaaaagagagaatgagtactggggttaattcatttgactaaaaatccaaggtggtgccccagcatggccacagtctaatgactgaaacaagacttTTATTGGAAAAGGGCATAACTACAGTTTAATACCTCACTGACTTTGTTACTTGTTTACCACATGAAATGCTGGGTTTATCATATGCTAATTTCattgcaaaaaatttttttttcgtccTTGATTGAAAACAGAAAGAGTAGCTATGGGGTACACCATTAACAATGAGTCATTAAACACACTTCACTACAAAGCTGTAACATGATAGGCtgtctatttttaatattttatctcctTTTTCTAGGTGTATTGTTCATTACCACTTTAATGGAAATTTGGTAGATTACGTTTATGCTATTCCCACTGTACTAGGAACACAGCGTGATAGGGTTAACAACTGTTATCTACTGTTGATGGTCTTCCCACTGCAACCACCCCTTCTGACTTCCATCTCTGTctgtacatttctctctctccctgcttaCAGGTTTATTATACTGCTGCTTTTCACCCTTCCTGTACTGCCACATCACCTTTTTCCCAAGCCACTTTTATTTTACCCTCTTTCCACCCCATACTGATATTTACCATCAACCATACCACCATCCTTTACATGTGAACTAATACAAAATGAATTGTGGATTACTGTGCCCCCCATGTTTAAAAGAATTCTAAAACCAATAAGCACATAACATTTTTTCTGAAATACTATATTGAAAattaatccctttcacacttataaaatgttaaccaaactttaaaatttgtcattaccattATTGTCAGTATGGGCAGAACTTATGAATTGTTTACTGCAAAGGAGAAATTAAATGTGTTGAATATGCATTTGAACATGACAATATAGCTGCCAGaagatattttaatgttaatgaagCCAATGTTCGAAATTGGTGTAAACAGTATGACAAAACTGTGCCTagtaataaacagacaaaaataaaaacatacagtcAGGAATATCCATATCACTATGTATGCCAATGGTGCTCCATTttgataggtagaaactccaagcaatgtaaaatatggcctggACTGTGTTTACCAGCATGAAcgtcagacttcaaaaagtagttaaccatttaatggttttagtaaattttatgcagaaaaagtaaacattatacagtccagcataaataaaaatcAACTTCGTTATATTGAAgccattattttttctgtaaaaacttattctgacattaaatgagtcaacttctggtacgaatgtttatgttttgtatgtattttcccaacaaaaaaaaatttcaaaacattttggaaatgatctactcatgtaatttatgcacctcctaaagtttatttttatttttgcaaaaaagtatgtaaattacatgggtttttacagtaaTCTAGCAAAAATCAgatgtatttcaataaaaatctgtaCTCATTCTCTTGATAGGAAGTCTCTTTCAATGTGGAACCCTAACCATTGATGCCTGCACAAAATGGTCCTCATTTATTCCGTATATCACCGAGCTCCTGTAGTGTTAGGATGTTAATTAGCCTCCCTTTCAACAATGCTCTAAATGTTGTAATCATGAGATTTGAATATGGTACTTGGAGGCCACAAGTTATTTTGCATAATCGCAAAAAGTGTCTTGACATCCATTCTTGAGTTACATAAGCTTTGTAAGGTGCTGAGTCTTCTTGAAACATTCAGCCTTCCACAATATACTTCATACATTAAGTTTCCTCAGTACTCAGTGCAGATAGTCCACTCAAACTCGTAGAGTTCTTTGGTTTAGGTCCTCATTGAGTtttccagcatcatcatcaatagtGTTTTGAACCTGTTTGGATGAGTTATTGTGTCTGAACAACcagaatgccccccccccccctcgtTTGATACAATTGAAACATTCTCATCAGAGGCTTCCAATTACATCTGATCTTGCAGCATTTAGAGAGATGGCAATTTCTAAATCCTGTGTTCCACACTCGTGGCAACAATGATTGCATAACTTTTATATCTCTTGTGTTGGTTTTTTATCTGCTATAGGGAATCTGAAAGAAGTAAATTTCTATTGCTTTCAGTTTGAAAATAGCATTAGACTGATAAAGTATCCTCAAATATTCTttgcaccctgtgtgtgtataaatcgtCATTTCAAGGACTTACAAGATGAGTAGATATGTGATCCTCAAACCAGTGATTTGACCAGAATACATGCAACTTAATAGGCTCTGCACCCAAGACTGTTTATTATGTTAAGCTAGATAACATTAAGTCTGCCAACCaagaactcagaatacaaagtcTCATCAAAAAGTATCTGGACTATTTCTATGATAAAAGAACTAAAGTACACAGAGTGAAGCTACTTTGCACaaattgactttgaactctgttgtatatgcacactaAGTTATAACATTCTCACTCACTTCCATCATTTAT includes the following:
- the LOC115221214 gene encoding N-alpha-acetyltransferase 50, with amino-acid sequence MTRGRIELGDITAHNIKQLKRLNQYVFPVTYNDKFYKDVLEVGELAKLAYFNDIVVGAVCCRVDNSATQRRLYIMTLGCLFPYRRLGIGTVMLNHVLKICEEDGNFDNVFLHVQVNNVGAIKFYEKFGFEIVEEKKNYYKRIEPADAYVLQKTFTKTKQQQALRRIEK